The segment CGACCGGCTGCACCCGGCTGACGCTCTCGCCGCGCGGCAGCTCGCGGGCTCCTGCCTGCAGGGCACCCCCGGCCAGGGGGTCGTCCGGGTCCCGCAGCCGGACGGCAGCGCCCGCTGGCTGGCCTTCTGGTCCGACGTCAGCCTGGCCCCCGACGGCACCCCCGACGGTGTCTGGGGCGTCATGCAGAACGTGACCGAACGCGAGGAGGCCGCCGCTGCCCTGCGCACGTCCGAGGAGCACTTCCGGCTCTCCTTCGACGGCGCGCCGGTCGGCATGCTGCTCGTGGGGCTGCGAGGGGAGCGCCACGGCGCCATCCTGCGCGCCAACCCCGCCTGGTGCGCGATGCTCGGGCTGTCGGAGGAGGAGAGCCGCGCGCTCGCGCCGGGCGAGCTGATGCCACCGGCGCACCGGGAGAGCACGCTCGACGCCCTGCACCGCATGGAGCAGGGCGAGCTGACGCGGGGCACCGCCGAGATGCGGATGCGCCACCGCGACGGCCACGAGGTGGACGTGCGGCTGGAGGCCGCCGTCGCGCCGGACGCCCAGGGACGCCCGCTCTACGCCGTCTGCTTCGTGCAGGACCTGACCGAGCAGCGCCGGACGCAGGCCGAGCTCGAGCGGCTCGCCCTGTACGACACCCTGACCGGGCTGGCGAACCGGGCCCTGCTCATGCGGCGGCTCGAGGAGACGCTCGCGGACCACGCCCGGTCCGGCGGGTGCCTCGCGCTGCTCATGCTCGACCTGGACCGCTTCAAGCTCATCAACGACAGCCTGGGCCACCATTTGGGCGACCAGCTCCTGGTGGAGGCCGGGGGCCGGCTCGCGGGCACCTGCCGCTCCGACGCGACCGTGGCCCGGCTGGGCGGCGACGAGTTCGTCGTGCTGCTGCCCGACGTCGACGGCCCGGGCGGGGCGGCCGCGCTCGCCCGCCGCGTGCTCGAGGTGCTGCGGGCGCCGTACGACACCCGGGACGGGGTCACCCTCGTCACCAGCGCGAGCATCGGCGTGAGCACCTGCGAGGACGGGCAGCGCTCGGCCGCGGAGCTGTTCCGGGAGGCCGACCTGGCGCTGTACCGCGCGAAGGAGAACGGCCGCGACCGGTTCGCGCTGTTCGACGCGGAGCTGCGCCAGGAGGTGGACGAGCGGCTGGGCGCCGAGCAGACCCTGCGCCGCGCGCTGGACGAGCGCCGGCTCGTGCTGCTCTACCAGCCCGTCGTCAGTCTCGTCGACGGATCGGTCCGAGCCGTCGAGGCGCTGGTCCGCATCGACGAGCCGGGGCGCGGCCTGCTGCCCCCCGCCGCGTTCATCGAGGTCGCCGAGGAGAGCGGCCTGATCGCCGAGCTCGACGGCCAGGTGCTGGAGGCGGCCGCCGAGCAGGTCGCCGCGTGGCGTGCGGCCGGGTGCACCACACGGGTCGGGGTGAACGTGTCCCCCCGCTCGCTGCAGCTGCCGCACTACGGACGCCGGTTCGAGCAGGCGCTGCTGCGCCATCCTGCGGCCAAGGGCGAGCTGCTCGTCGAGCTGACCGAGCGCAGCCTCCTCGGAGGCAGCGCGGTCGTGGAGCAGTCCCTGCGCCGGCTGCGCGAGCTCGGGGCGCACATGGCCGTCGACGACTTCGGGACGGGCTACTCGGCCCTGGCGTACCTCGGCCGCTTCGAGCTCGATGCGCTGAAGATCGACCGGTCGTTCGTGTCCCGGCTCGGCACCCGGCAGGGGGACGCGGTCGTCGCGGCCGTCATCGACCTCGCGCACGCGCACGACCTCGTCGTCGTCGCCGAGGGCGTGGAGACGTACGGCCAGGCGGCCCTGCTGCGCGCCATGGGCTGCGACCGGGCGCAGGGCTACCTGTTCGGCCGCCCGATGCCCGCCGCGGGGGTGCCCGCGGTCCGGTCGGTCACGCTCGAGCCGCCGGACCTCGAGCCCACCGCGCTGCCCGTCATCGGCGCGGCGCCGCTGCCGACCCGCCGGGCGGGCTGACCCGGCCCGCTCAGGCCGGAGGCTCGCCCCACGACGGCGTGCCCATCGCGTCGAGCAGCTTGCGCCGCACGCGCTTGGGCAGCCGGTCGACGTACACGATGCCGTCGAGGTGGTCGTACTCGTGCTGCAGGCAGCGCGCCAGCAGGCCGGTCCCCTCGACGCGCACCGGCTTGCCGAACTCGTCGAGCCCGCTGACCGCCGCCCACGCCGGGCGCGGCACGACGTTCCACACCCCGGGCACGGACAGGCAGCCCTCCTCGGACTCGTCGAGCTCACGCTCCGCCCCGACCTCCAGCACCGGGTTGACGAGCGTCGCGACGACGTTCTCCCCGTCGGCGCCGGGACAGTCGATGACGAAGATGCGCAGCCCGACGCCGACCTGCGGCCCGGCGACGCCCACCCCGTCGGCCGCGGCCATGCTCGCCCGCATCCGCTCGGCGAGGGCCACGAGCTCGTCGTCGAACGTCTCGACGGGGCGGGCGGCGCGGTGCAGCACAGGGTTGCCGTAGCGGGTGATGAGCGGAGCGTCTGCCATAGCGGACCAGGGTAGGGCGGGCCCGGCAGGGCAGGCTGTCCTCCGTGACCGCGACACCACCGGGGGGCCAGGACGGCCCCCGCACCCTCGTCGTCGACTGCGGGGGCACCGGCATCAAGGCGACGGTCCTCGGGCCCGACGGCCGCATGGTGGCCCCGCGCGTCCGGGTGCCGACGCCGTACCCCTGCCCGACCGACGTCTTCGTCGCGACGGTGGCCGGGCTGGCCGAGCAGCTGAGGCAGCCAGGGAAGTCGGGGAGCTCCGGGCAGTACGACCGGGTGTCCGTCGGGGTGCCCGGGGTCATCCGCAAGGGGCGTGTGCTGCACACCCCGCACTTCGTCACGGTGGGCGGGCCCTTCACCGAGCCGGACCCGCAGCTGGTCCGGCAGTGGCGGGGCTTCGACGTGGCGGCCGCGCTCGAGAAGGCACTGCTCGCCCCCGTACGCGCCGTCAACGACGCGGAGATGCAGGGCTGCGCCGTGGTGTCCGGGGTCGGGTTCGAGGTCGTCGTCACCCTCGGGACCGGCTTCGGCTTCGCGATGTTCGACGACGGGCGGCTGTTGCCGAAGGTGGAGATGTCCGCGCACCGGCTGAAGAAGGGCGAGTCCTACGACGAGCGGCTCGGCAACCTCACCCGTGCCCGCATCGGCCGCGAGCGGTGGAACGCCCGGGTCGCCGAGGCGGTCGAGGGCCTGCGGTGGGTGTTCTGGTGGGACCGGCTCTACGTCGGCGGCGGCAACACCCGGCATCTCACGGTCGACCTCGGGCCCGACGTCACCGTCGTGCCCAACCTTGCCGGTCTGCTCGGGGGCGCGCGGCTGTGGGACCCCGCGCACGAGGCCTGACCCTCCCCCCTCCCCCCGGGACCGACGACGAAGGGCCCCGCCGGCGCCCCATCACTCCCCTCCCACAGGTGATGGCGCGGCCGCCGGGGCCCTTCACGGCGCGGAGTCGGTCAGACCCGCAGCGGGACGGCGGGACGGGCCCGCCCGGACGTGGTGCCGCCGGGGACGGCGTAGCGGCAGAGGTGTACGCGGTGCTGCGCGTGCCCACCGGCGTCCGCCGGCAGGAGCGACGGGAGCGCTGTCGCCGGCCACACCGGACGGCCCACCGGGTGCGCGTGCATCAGCGGGAGCAGCATCGTCGTGCGCCGGGCGCCGCGGGGGCGCGAGCCGTTCGCGGCGGCGGCGTACGCGGGGCGGGCCTGGGGGCTCATCGGGGGCTCCTTCTCGGGCGAGCTCTTCGTCCTGACAGCGACCAGCCTGCTCCTCGCGGCAGTGGCCGTCTGTCAGCCGCCTGACAGATGCACCGACGCGCTCGTGACATTCGTCCTCGCCGATGAGTTCTCGCCCCGCAGGCGGTCACCAGGTGGCGACGACCCACCCGAGGAAGGCGACGCCCATGCCCAGCTGGAGCACGTCCCCCCGCGGCACGACGCCGTGCTGATCGTCTCGATGAGCGTCTCCGTGGACGGCTTCGTCTCCGACCGCCACGGCGACTTCGGGTGGAGCGCGCCCAGCGAGGAGGTGTTCGGCGTCCACCTCGAGGGGGTGCGGCAGCTCGGCGGCTACCTCTGCGGACGCCGGCTCTACGAGGCGATGCTGGTCTGGGAGACGGACCCGTCGATGCGGGCGGACGAGCCGCGGGCGCAGTTCGCCGACGCCTGGTGCGCGCTGCCGAAGGTCGTCTTCAGCCGCACCCTCGACCGCGTGCAGGGGAACGCCCGGCTCGCCACCGCTCCCCTGGCCGAGGAGGTCGCAGCTGCCCTCGCCGCGACGGACCGGGACGTCTCGATCGGCGGCGCGGCACTGGCCGGGGCGGCCATCGAGCTCGACCTCGTCGACGAGCTGCGGATGTTCCGCTACCCGGTCCTCCTCGGCGGCGGCACCCCGCTCCTGCCGCCGGTCAGCGGGAGGCGCGCCCTGGCCCTGGTCGAGACGTCGGAGTACGGCTCGGGCGTGGTCCGGGAGCGCTACCGGCGCACCCGCTGACGCCGGTGGCGCGAACGATCCGGCCGCCCGGCCTCACCGCGGCTCCAGCAGCCCCGCCGCCGTCGCGGGCAGGCGCTGCAGCAGGGCCGTGTGCTCCTGATCGGTGAGCGACAGCACCAGCGAGCCGCCGGTGTCGCCCGCCCGGACGACCTCGTCCTCGTCGGCGGTGTAGGCCTCGCCGGCCGTCGTCCAGGCCGCGAGCTCGGCGAACGCGGAGGCCTGCCCCGGGTCCGAGACGTCGACGTCGACGCCGAGGTGCGGCCCGTCCGTACGCGGCAGCCGGCCCTCCTGGACCTGCGCCCGCGCGGCGGCGCGCAGCCGCTCGAGCGCGCCGGCCGCCTCCGCCGGCACGCTCCCGAGCGGCGGCTCGTCGATCCACGCGGTGGCCAGCACCGGCGCGAGCACGTCGAGCGCCGCGGAGACGACGAGGGTGAGGGCGGCCCTGTCGGCGCCGGGGCGCAGGGCGTACGAGTGGCGGGGGGCTCCAGGGGCGTGGCGGGAGGGGCTCACGAGCCGATCGTGCCAGCCGCCCGGCGGGCGCCCGGGACGGGGCCGTCACGAGCCGGGCCGCCGGCCCGGGTCAGGTCTGCGTCGCCAGCCGCAGCGGGCGGGCCTTGCGCAGCACCGACGCGGGCTCGTTGACGCCCGGCCGTGGCGGCAGCGCGTTGTCGCGCAGCCACGTCTCGAGCCGCTCGGGCGGGAGCGGCCGCGACATGAGGTAGCCCTGGGCGATGTCGCATCCCATGGCCGTGAGCTTGTGCCAGCTGAGCGCGTCCTCGACGCCCTCGGCGACGACCTGCTTGCCCATGAAGTGGGCCAGCTGGACGATCGCCTCGACGATGGCGGCGTCCTCGGGCTCGGTGGCCATGCTGAAGACGAACGACTTGTCGATCTTCACCTCGGTCACCGGCAGCCGGCGCAGGTGGGCGAGGGAGGAGTAGCCCGTCCCGAAGTCGTCCACGGACACCTTCACCCCGTGGCCGGTGAGCTGCTCGAGCGCGGGCACCGCGCGGGCCCGGTCGCTCATGATGCTGGTCTCGGTCAGCTCGAGGGTCAGCAGCGCGGGCGGGACGCCCTGCGCCGCGAGCACCCGGACCACCTGAGCGGGGAAGCCGGGGTCCAGCAGCGCGCGCACCGAGATGTTGACCGCGACCGGGATGCTCTTGCCCTCCTCGAGCCACTGCCGGCACTGCGCCAGCGCGGTCTCGAGCACCCGGAGCGTCAGCGGCGTGATGACCCCCGTGTGCTCGGCGAGCGGGATGAACTCGTCGGGCGGGACGAGGCCGCGGTTCGGGTGCTGCCAGCGGGCGAGGGCCTCGACGCCGACGAGCTCGGCGTCGCTGAGCCGCACCTTGGGCTGGTAGTAGACGACGATCTCGTCGGCGCGCAGCGCGCTGCGCAGCTCGGCCATGAGGGCCAGCCGCCGGGGGCCGCCCTCGTCCAGGGACGGGTCGTAGACGCGTACGCCCAGCGCCTGGGTCTTGGCGGCGTACATCGCGATGTCCGCGTGCTGCAGCAGCGCGGCGGCGTCGGTGCCGTGCTCGGGGTGGAGGGCGATGCCGACCGACCCCTCGACGTCGATGGCGGCGTCCTCGAACGGGACCGGGCCCATGAGCGCCTCGGAGATGCGCCGCCCGAGCTGCTCGGCCTCGTCGCGCTGGCCCGGGGCGGGCAGCAGGACGGCGAACTCGTCACCGCCGAGCCGCGCGACCGTCGCCCCGTCGGGTGCGGCGAGCAGCAGCCGCGAGGCCACGGCGCGCAGCAACTGGTCGCCGCTGTGGTGGCCCAGCGCGTCGTTGATGTCCTTGAACCGGTCGAGGTCCATGATCATGACGGCGAACTGCCGGCGGGCGGCGACCGCCTCGTCGAGCCGCTCCATGAAGTAGCCGCGGTTCGCCAGGCCGGTCAGGTGGTCGTGGTGGGCGTCGTGCCGCAGCCGGTCGAGCAGCTGGCTGTTCTCCAGCGCGAAGCCGGTGTGCGTCGCGAGGGTCTCCAGCAGGCGCAGGTCGGCAGGGGTGAAGGTGCGCGCGTCGGCCTGGTGGCCCGCCACCTCCAGCGTGCCGAACGCCCCGGTGTCGCCCACGAGCGGCACGACCATGGCGTCGCGCGCGCCGCGGGCCGCCAGCCACTCGCGCAGCCGGGGGTCGGTCGTCCCGCGGGCCACGAGCAACGCCTTGCGGGAGAGCAGCACCTCGTCGTGGATCTCGTCGCGGGCGGGGGCCCGCGGGGCCTCGGCCGGCGTCCCGCTGCCGTGCACCGCCAGGCCCACCGGCCGCTCACCGGGAGCGGGCCCGCTGTCGAAGCCGGAGGAGTCGGCGACCGCGATCACCTCGTCCTCGTCGTCCGGGCCGTGCACCCGGATGACCGCGCGCTCGGCGTTGAGCAGGGAGCGGGCCTGCTCGAGCAGCTCGGGCACCACGTCGCCCCAGCGGGACCCGTTGCGGGTGGTCTGGGAGAAGTCGTAGAGCCGCTCGAGCGCGAGGTGCCGCTCCAGCAGCGTCGAGTAGGTGCGGTACGCCGTCCAGAGCACGCCGGCCAGCGGCAGCAGCAGCATCCACTGCCAGCCGCCGGGCTTCACGAGCGCGACGACGACCAGCCCGAGCGCGGCGCTGAACACCCCGCCCACGCCGAGGACCGCCGCGACCCAGTCCGAGCGCTGCCGGCTCGGGGGACGCCCCTCGGTGAGCCAGATGACGGCGCGCAGGGCGGTGAGGTCCAGCGCGTTGACGGCGAAGACGCCGACGAAGACGGCGAGGGCCGAGCGCAACGTCAGCTCGGCCCCGTCCCCGATGTACTCGAGCACCACGATGAGCACGAGGCACTCGTTGGCCGACAGCGCGAGGTTGAAGGCGGCCTTGGTCGCGGGGGTGCGGTTCCTCAGCACGACCGCGGCGGTGGCCAGCACGTGCGAGAGCAGGAACCCGGCGGGGCCGACCAGGAAGAGCGCCACGACGCCGGGGAGCTCGCTGAAGTGGATCGACCGGGTCTGCTTGCCGACGATGACGTGCAGCTGGCCGAGCTCGGTGCAGATGAAGGCCACGACCAGGGCGGCGACGATCCAGGGCTGTTCCAGAGTGGTACGCCGCGGGCCCGTGGCGTACCACAGGCCCGCGGCGAGGAGCACGAGGGCAGCCGTCAGCAGGGTGGCGCGGGCGTTCGCCGACAGCGGCCCACGCAGACCCCTTCCACGGTCCGCCACGACGCAGTCCTATCCCATCGCTCCACCTCGCGCGCGAGGTGGGACCTCCTAACCCCAGAGCTCAGAGTTCCACCTGAGGCCGTTCCAGCGCAGGCCGTTCCAGCGAAGGCCGTTCCACCGCAGGCCGTTCCAGCGCAGCCCGTTCCAGCGCAGCCCGTTCCAGCGCAGCCCGTTCCACCGCAGCCCGTTCCACCGCAGCCCGTTCCACCGCAGCCCGTTCCACCGCAGGCCCGCCCAGGCGCCCGCCGCCTCGGCGTCGTCCGCGGCCTGGGCCTCGTCCCAGCCGTCGGGCAGCGCGAAGAGCTTGACCGGAGCCTTCGGCGCCGGGGCCGGGGCGGCGAGCGCGGCGTCGATGTCGAGAACGCCTCCGGGGGCCGCGGCCGGGGAGGCGAGCGGCTCGGCGGTCGTGGCGAGCAGCGTCTTGACCTGGTCGGGCGTCAGCTCGGGGCGCTCGGACAGCAGCAGGGCCGCGGCGCCGCTGACGACGGCCGCCGCGTGCGACGTGCCGCTGCCGCGGAACCAGCGGTCGCCCACGCGGGCGCCGGGGTAGGACTGGTCGAGCGTGGAGCCCGGGGCGCGCAGGCCCAGCACCGAGTCGCCGGGCGCGAAGACGTCGACGCCGCGCTCCTCGTTGCCGAGGTTCGTGTACGCCGAGGCCGCCGCGCCGTTCGCCGTACGCGTGGAGGAGCCGACCGCGATCACCGCGGGGGCGATGGCGGGCGAGGTGACCCGCTCGTACTCCGAGCCGTCGTTGCCCGACGAGGTCACCACGACGATGCCCGCGTCGACCGCCGCGCTGGCCGCCCAGGCGAGCGGGTCGACCGTGTGGCTGTCGGGGCCGTAGCCGCCGACCGACAGGTTGAGCACGCGGACGTTGAGGCCGTGGTCGCGGCCGTGCTCGACCACCCAGCCGATCGCCATGACGAGGTCACCCAGGCTGACCTCGCCGTCGGTGCCTGCGACCCGGATGTTGACCAGCCCGGCGTCGGGGGCGATGCCGTCGGCGGCGTCCGGGTCGCCGATCGGGCGGGCCGCGTCGTCGCCGGCGATGATGCTCGCCATCACGGTCCCGTGGCCGAAGGTGTCGATCCCCTGCGCAGCCGCGTTCGCGGCCTCCGGCTGTGCGGGGTCGAGCGTGGAGTCCGGGCCGGTGACGACCTTGGCGCGGCCGTCGAGGCCGGGGACGGGGGCGACGCCGGAGTCGATCAGCGCGACGTCGACGCCCTGGCCGGTGGCCCCGCGCTGCCATGCGGCGGTCGCACCCACCTCCTCGGCGATGCTGTGCAGCGTCCGGCCCGCGGCGCCGGCGCCGTCCGCGCTCGACTCCAGCAGCTTGACCTGCAGGTCCGGAGTCACCCACCGCACGCCCGGCGCCCCGGGGAGGGCCGCGACGGCCGAGCCCGGCACCTCGGCGACGAGGGTCGCGACGTCCGATGCGGCGTCGACCACCCGCC is part of the Motilibacter aurantiacus genome and harbors:
- a CDS encoding bifunctional diguanylate cyclase/phosphodiesterase; protein product: MSEEPGTMAQGLPLASPDVPVERLPAVVAALREVACAAADPDVLFDLAARIVRGLLAADTVIVGVPQGDQCVLRAGVGVPEGLDTSIPLAGTTAGEALSTRRPVLVSDAYSGDEPTLPELNRRFGLRSSVVVPLLDNGRAFACLSAISHRSGAFDESDLAVLALVTDVLSSRMAHAVALSERSLASSALRTTTQRLRAAQELSGLGLWSWRMSTRELTVDAKMHALLGLSPEEEVTVERVFDRLHPADALAARQLAGSCLQGTPGQGVVRVPQPDGSARWLAFWSDVSLAPDGTPDGVWGVMQNVTEREEAAAALRTSEEHFRLSFDGAPVGMLLVGLRGERHGAILRANPAWCAMLGLSEEESRALAPGELMPPAHRESTLDALHRMEQGELTRGTAEMRMRHRDGHEVDVRLEAAVAPDAQGRPLYAVCFVQDLTEQRRTQAELERLALYDTLTGLANRALLMRRLEETLADHARSGGCLALLMLDLDRFKLINDSLGHHLGDQLLVEAGGRLAGTCRSDATVARLGGDEFVVLLPDVDGPGGAAALARRVLEVLRAPYDTRDGVTLVTSASIGVSTCEDGQRSAAELFREADLALYRAKENGRDRFALFDAELRQEVDERLGAEQTLRRALDERRLVLLYQPVVSLVDGSVRAVEALVRIDEPGRGLLPPAAFIEVAEESGLIAELDGQVLEAAAEQVAAWRAAGCTTRVGVNVSPRSLQLPHYGRRFEQALLRHPAAKGELLVELTERSLLGGSAVVEQSLRRLRELGAHMAVDDFGTGYSALAYLGRFELDALKIDRSFVSRLGTRQGDAVVAAVIDLAHAHDLVVVAEGVETYGQAALLRAMGCDRAQGYLFGRPMPAAGVPAVRSVTLEPPDLEPTALPVIGAAPLPTRRAG
- the def gene encoding peptide deformylase, coding for MADAPLITRYGNPVLHRAARPVETFDDELVALAERMRASMAAADGVGVAGPQVGVGLRIFVIDCPGADGENVVATLVNPVLEVGAERELDESEEGCLSVPGVWNVVPRPAWAAVSGLDEFGKPVRVEGTGLLARCLQHEYDHLDGIVYVDRLPKRVRRKLLDAMGTPSWGEPPA
- a CDS encoding ROK family protein, coding for MTATPPGGQDGPRTLVVDCGGTGIKATVLGPDGRMVAPRVRVPTPYPCPTDVFVATVAGLAEQLRQPGKSGSSGQYDRVSVGVPGVIRKGRVLHTPHFVTVGGPFTEPDPQLVRQWRGFDVAAALEKALLAPVRAVNDAEMQGCAVVSGVGFEVVVTLGTGFGFAMFDDGRLLPKVEMSAHRLKKGESYDERLGNLTRARIGRERWNARVAEAVEGLRWVFWWDRLYVGGGNTRHLTVDLGPDVTVVPNLAGLLGGARLWDPAHEA
- a CDS encoding dihydrofolate reductase family protein; the encoded protein is MLIVSMSVSVDGFVSDRHGDFGWSAPSEEVFGVHLEGVRQLGGYLCGRRLYEAMLVWETDPSMRADEPRAQFADAWCALPKVVFSRTLDRVQGNARLATAPLAEEVAAALAATDRDVSIGGAALAGAAIELDLVDELRMFRYPVLLGGGTPLLPPVSGRRALALVETSEYGSGVVRERYRRTR
- a CDS encoding putative bifunctional diguanylate cyclase/phosphodiesterase; translation: MADRGRGLRGPLSANARATLLTAALVLLAAGLWYATGPRRTTLEQPWIVAALVVAFICTELGQLHVIVGKQTRSIHFSELPGVVALFLVGPAGFLLSHVLATAAVVLRNRTPATKAAFNLALSANECLVLIVVLEYIGDGAELTLRSALAVFVGVFAVNALDLTALRAVIWLTEGRPPSRQRSDWVAAVLGVGGVFSAALGLVVVALVKPGGWQWMLLLPLAGVLWTAYRTYSTLLERHLALERLYDFSQTTRNGSRWGDVVPELLEQARSLLNAERAVIRVHGPDDEDEVIAVADSSGFDSGPAPGERPVGLAVHGSGTPAEAPRAPARDEIHDEVLLSRKALLVARGTTDPRLREWLAARGARDAMVVPLVGDTGAFGTLEVAGHQADARTFTPADLRLLETLATHTGFALENSQLLDRLRHDAHHDHLTGLANRGYFMERLDEAVAARRQFAVMIMDLDRFKDINDALGHHSGDQLLRAVASRLLLAAPDGATVARLGGDEFAVLLPAPGQRDEAEQLGRRISEALMGPVPFEDAAIDVEGSVGIALHPEHGTDAAALLQHADIAMYAAKTQALGVRVYDPSLDEGGPRRLALMAELRSALRADEIVVYYQPKVRLSDAELVGVEALARWQHPNRGLVPPDEFIPLAEHTGVITPLTLRVLETALAQCRQWLEEGKSIPVAVNISVRALLDPGFPAQVVRVLAAQGVPPALLTLELTETSIMSDRARAVPALEQLTGHGVKVSVDDFGTGYSSLAHLRRLPVTEVKIDKSFVFSMATEPEDAAIVEAIVQLAHFMGKQVVAEGVEDALSWHKLTAMGCDIAQGYLMSRPLPPERLETWLRDNALPPRPGVNEPASVLRKARPLRLATQT
- a CDS encoding S8 family serine peptidase; the encoded protein is MLARLLVPSSGAHAGSLAGVGRRSPATAALAAAVLACGTGVAGPGAGAAAAGEDGPLPGVASAADALGAPVRVVVGALAADQAVVSRSITAAGGRVVDAASDVATLVAEVPGSAVAALPGAPGVRWVTPDLQVKLLESSADGAGAAGRTLHSIAEEVGATAAWQRGATGQGVDVALIDSGVAPVPGLDGRAKVVTGPDSTLDPAQPEAANAAAQGIDTFGHGTVMASIIAGDDAARPIGDPDAADGIAPDAGLVNIRVAGTDGEVSLGDLVMAIGWVVEHGRDHGLNVRVLNLSVGGYGPDSHTVDPLAWAASAAVDAGIVVVTSSGNDGSEYERVTSPAIAPAVIAVGSSTRTANGAAASAYTNLGNEERGVDVFAPGDSVLGLRAPGSTLDQSYPGARVGDRWFRGSGTSHAAAVVSGAAALLLSERPELTPDQVKTLLATTAEPLASPAAAPGGVLDIDAALAAPAPAPKAPVKLFALPDGWDEAQAADDAEAAGAWAGLRWNGLRWNGLRWNGLRWNGLRWNGLRWNGLRWNGLRWNGLRWNGLRWNGLRWNSELWG